CTGATATTCGGCTGCAACGCATCCGATTCTATAGGCGTCCGTGGGGTCGGGATGGCAAACCACGGGTATGCCCTCGATCAGCGGCATGAATGTGGTCACCGTGAGGCCGAAGGCGTGAAAGAGCGGCAGCGTCCCGAGGAAGACATCGTGGTCCCGGGCGTTGAACAGGCAGGACACCTGCTTGATGTTGCCCATGATGTTCTTGTGACTGAGCATGACTCCCTTGGGGGATCCTTCGGAACCGCTGCTGAAGAGAATGGCCGCGGTGTCGTCCAGGCAGACCCTCTGGAAAAAGAGACGCCGCAGGACAAAGGTGGGCAGCACCTGCGACGCGATCATGGCAGCGATGAAAGCGCCCTTGCCGATACCCGAGCGCAGCGTTTCCATGAAAAACACCTCACGGTCCTGTAAAATTCCGCTCAGGTCGATCCCCCTGCCCCGGAGCCTGGCGAGAAACGCCTCGGATGTGACGATGGTCCCGATATGCGCCCGCTCGAGAATTCCATGCAGCGTGTCAGCCCCCGAGGTGTAGTTGAGATTCACCACGGTCTTGCCGAGCATGAGCAGGGACATGTTGGCGATGACCCCGCCGACGCTGGCCGGCAGGAGCACGCCCACATTCTTCTGGCCGACGGTTTTTTTTCGCAGCATGCGGGAGGCGAGAATGCACACGGACAGGAGTCGCCGATGAGACATGTCGCTCCCCGTCGAGTCGGCCACGGCGCGGCGCCCCGGATACCGTTTGGCTGTTTTGAGCCAGGCCGTGTGCAGGGGATCGAAGGTTTGAGAGTACTCCTTCCAGGCCGCGATGGACAGCCTGGAGACGGCCTTCTTGACCTCCGGAGCCGCGGCCATCGGCGGCCCGAAGCAGACCGTCACGTCGCGGAAGCTGCGGATGCGTGACGTCTCCCGCAGTCGCGGTCCGGCGAAGGAAAACAGGCTGCCCCAGAGACCGCGCAGATAAAAGGGAACAATGGCGCAGCCCGACTCGCGGGCCGGAATCTCGAAACCGCGCTTGAACTCGCCGAGCTGTCCGTTGCGGCTGATGGCGCCTTCGGGGAATATGACTACGCACTGACCGGCCTTGAGGGCCGTCTCCACGTCCCGCAGGGCCTGTCTGCTGCCCCGCGAGGAAATGGGGATCATGCCCAGGCGCCGGAGCAACCACTTCAGATACCAGCGTTCATAAATGGAACGCTCCATGACGAAACGCAAGCGGCGCGGGACGGCCAGATGCAGCACCGCCCAGTCGATCCAGCTGACATGGTTGCCCAGCAGAAGCACACCGCCGTCTGCGGGCAGATGGTTGAGTCCGGACACCGACAGCCTGTAGCGCTGCGAGAACAGAATGTAGAGCAGGTACCGCAACAGGGACTGCGGCAGTTTCCCGAGCGTATATATCGTGCTGCCCAGAGCGACTGCCGCGAGAATATAGAAAAGAGGCACGCTGCCAATGCCTGCGAGCGACATGACCAGGGTCAGCCCCAGAAAGGCCAGCATTCCGATATTCTGGAGAAAATTGTTTCCGGCCAGAATCTTCCCCATTTCCCGGTCCCGGGCCGTGAACTGGATCAGGGCATTGAGCGGCACGACCAAAAGCCCCCCGCAGACGCCGTAGCCGAAAAGGAGCGCGCTGAGCAGTGCCCGACTCTCGATGTTCGGCAAGAGGAAGAGGCACACGGTCATGCCCATGGCCCCCAGGGGGATGGTGCCGGTCTCGATGAAATTGCGCGATACCTTCCCCGCCATCACGGAACCGACGATGATGCCCAGGCCGCCCAGGGCCAGCATGCCCTGGGTCACGACCGTGTTCGTCTCCCCGGCGACATCCTTGAGGTACGCCCCGAATGTCGCGAGAAGGACCTGGTTCACGGACCAGAAAATGGTCAGTCCGATGATGGAGAGCCAGATGACCTGCTTTTCCTTCAGCAACTTCACGTTGTCCCGCAGATACCCTCCCCGGAGGTATTTCACGCTGTCGATGGAGACCTGTCGGTCTCCGGGTCGGATATCCGGCAGCCGGAAGGCGAGGATGGTTTCCAGGACGGTCCCGGCCACCAGAATGTACCCGCACGGTGCGATGGCCTTCAGAATTTCATGCGGACTGTCCGGCATGATTGCCGGCAAAAACGCTTCGAAAAACACGGAAAAGATCACGGCGCCGAGGAGAATGGCCACAATGGTTACCGCCTGTACGGCGGCATTGGCCTGTGCGAGGCCCTCCTGTCCGGTCATCTCCTTGATGTAGCCGTACTTGGCTGGAGAATAGAAGGCGCTCTGCACGGCCAGCAGGAACGTCATGAGAAAGGCGGGCCAGAACAGCCCGGCATGGTAAAAGATCACGATCAGCACGGCCAGGGGGATCGCAGCCGCCGCGGAGATCCTGATGACCCGGCTCTTGGCGAACCTGTCGGCGATGCAGGCTGCCGGAGTGAAGAGCAGGATGAACGGCAGCAACAGGAGCGCGTTCACCATGGCGGTCAGTGCGATTTGTTCAGTCCCCGAAAAAACCTTGAACACCGTGTTCTGAATAACGATTTTATGTCCCAGGTCGGTGATCGCGTTGAGGAGCACGACCAGGATGTAGGGCGTGAATCCGCACATTTTTCTCAGACTTTTCATTGCCGGTATCCTTGTTCTCGGTTGCGTCGGAAAGGACTTCGAAACTCCACTGCTGCGGGCCTTGAAGCGAAAAAATCACGGTGTGCCGCGGAGATACGGATCAGGATCGAGGTAGAACGCCTTCCAGAACCCTTGCGTCGAACCGTCTATGTCCCACGAGTCGGGAAAAATGCGCGCCACGGAGTAGTGCAGATGGGGCGGCGTGCCGCGCGCGTTGCCGGTATCACCGAGTGTTCCCAGTTCGCCGCCGGGCGGGACAAGACGAAGCGCTGACGTCGTGACGGAGTCCATGTCGGCGTAATAATGCTGACGCCATTTCGGCCCCAGCATCACGGCCACGTTGCCGCCTCGGTCGATGCTTCCGACAAAAACACAATTCCCGCCGTGGCGCTCGTCACGACTGTCCCCCGGCGCCCGAAGATGTCGATGCCCTTGTGGACCCCGGACATGCCCCACGGCTCGTGCCAGAAGGATTTCCGGTTCCAGTCGCCGGGTGTCGCTCCGGCCACCGGGATCACGATCCTTTCCGGAATCGCGAAACCGGCGGCGATGATGCACAGGATGATTACGAGGATTCCTTTCATTTCCGCCTGATGGACATCAGTCCCGAGTCGTACACGTTTGCAGAAAAGACACGACTTCATCGCGCACCACCAGACCAGGCCTCTTCCCGCGCAACAGATCAACCGCATCACGGGCGTCCCCGCAGTCTCCCTTTTCGAGGAGATAGCCGCCGATGATCGCGGCGCTGCGCGAATACCCGACCTTGCAGTGCACATAGACCGTTCCACGCTCCATTTCGCGTTTGATGAACGAGACGGCTTCGGCGAACTGGGCGCTGGTCGGGGCGGTCAGGTCGAGGATGGGCACAGTCAGATAGCGCGCGGCTCGAAAGGAAGGGACCTCGGAGAATTCCGACGTCAGATCCAAAACTGCGGTGACGCCCAGGCCCATTGCCTGACGCGCCTGCGCATCAGACAGTCTCCGACCCATCCAGAGACCGGGAAGTATTTCGTTCCATGGATCGGATCGACGGGAGTAATACAGCAGCGACACGAAATGGCCGAGAATGACGGGGGCCAGCAATATGCGGGAGCAGAGCGCCAACCGGCCGCCGTGCTTGCGATACACGTTGGGAAAAAGCCCGAAGTATGCGCAGCAGACCAGGAGCATTGCCGCGGCCGGCCACGCCGGAAGCAGATGCCCCGTTGCTGCCGCTGCCAGGCCGAACAAGACCGCGCCGATACCGTAGAGACGCGCTACACGATAATTCGCGCTTCCCTGCCCGCTCCGACTGCGCGAAAAAAGGTAACAGCAGAATACGGCCAG
This region of Desulfomicrobium escambiense DSM 10707 genomic DNA includes:
- a CDS encoding acyl-[ACP]--phospholipid O-acyltransferase, with product MKSLRKMCGFTPYILVVLLNAITDLGHKIVIQNTVFKVFSGTEQIALTAMVNALLLLPFILLFTPAACIADRFAKSRVIRISAAAAIPLAVLIVIFYHAGLFWPAFLMTFLLAVQSAFYSPAKYGYIKEMTGQEGLAQANAAVQAVTIVAILLGAVIFSVFFEAFLPAIMPDSPHEILKAIAPCGYILVAGTVLETILAFRLPDIRPGDRQVSIDSVKYLRGGYLRDNVKLLKEKQVIWLSIIGLTIFWSVNQVLLATFGAYLKDVAGETNTVVTQGMLALGGLGIIVGSVMAGKVSRNFIETGTIPLGAMGMTVCLFLLPNIESRALLSALLFGYGVCGGLLVVPLNALIQFTARDREMGKILAGNNFLQNIGMLAFLGLTLVMSLAGIGSVPLFYILAAVALGSTIYTLGKLPQSLLRYLLYILFSQRYRLSVSGLNHLPADGGVLLLGNHVSWIDWAVLHLAVPRRLRFVMERSIYERWYLKWLLRRLGMIPISSRGSRQALRDVETALKAGQCVVIFPEGAISRNGQLGEFKRGFEIPARESGCAIVPFYLRGLWGSLFSFAGPRLRETSRIRSFRDVTVCFGPPMAAAPEVKKAVSRLSIAAWKEYSQTFDPLHTAWLKTAKRYPGRRAVADSTGSDMSHRRLLSVCILASRMLRKKTVGQKNVGVLLPASVGGVIANMSLLMLGKTVVNLNYTSGADTLHGILERAHIGTIVTSEAFLARLRGRGIDLSGILQDREVFFMETLRSGIGKGAFIAAMIASQVLPTFVLRRLFFQRVCLDDTAAILFSSGSEGSPKGVMLSHKNIMGNIKQVSCLFNARDHDVFLGTLPLFHAFGLTVTTFMPLIEGIPVVCHPDPTDAYRIGCVAAEYQATFLCATPTFLGLYTRNQKLHRLMFSSLRLVVAGAERLNDETRRAFKEKFGLEVHEGYGTTETTPVATVNTVDVLNTNGFSVQVGSKTGTVGLPLPGSALRVVDPETFEDLPAGEAGLILIGGTQIMKGYFDDEARTRGAIIEQDGIRWYKSGDKGRIDEDGFLVILDRYSRFAKIGGEMVSLAAVEEALLRNAPSGADTVAVAVRDVKKGERIVALVSGMNEPATLRKAMLESGTNPLLVPDKFFAVEEIPKLGTGKKDLAGARAMALEFATGEAGSRLES
- a CDS encoding M23 family metallopeptidase; protein product: MLGPKWRQHYYADMDSVTTSALRLVPPGGELGTLGDTGNARGTPPHLHYSVARIFPDSWDIDGSTQGFWKAFYLDPDPYLRGTP
- a CDS encoding M23 family metallopeptidase; this encodes MKGILVIILCIIAAGFAIPERIVIPVAGATPGDWNRKSFWHEPWGMSGVHKGIDIFGRRGTVVTSATAGIVFLSEASTEAATWP
- a CDS encoding phosphatase PAP2/dual specificity phosphatase family protein produces the protein MGNIHRLDGASRRGLTEAALVAAFTSVLFIVVYGGCSWLTSLRGDVGSVVFAWERMIPFVPLMIIPYMSIDLFFVMAPFVCRRSDERRMFAMRVSFAILIAGLFFLCFPLRFAFERPVPDGWLGAIFSFLHAFDRPYNMFPSLHIALQGILAEVYAAATTGLLRLALLAWFGLVGFSTVLTWQHHVVDVIGGFVLAVFCCYLFSRSRSGQGSANYRVARLYGIGAVLFGLAAAATGHLLPAWPAAAMLLVCCAYFGLFPNVYRKHGGRLALCSRILLAPVILGHFVSLLYYSRRSDPWNEILPGLWMGRRLSDAQARQAMGLGVTAVLDLTSEFSEVPSFRAARYLTVPILDLTAPTSAQFAEAVSFIKREMERGTVYVHCKVGYSRSAAIIGGYLLEKGDCGDARDAVDLLRGKRPGLVVRDEVVSFLQTCTTRD